The following is a genomic window from Bacteroidota bacterium.
TCGGGGCTCCGCTCATGCTTGCAGTTGTGCTGGTTCTCTACTATTGCCTGAAGACGTACGGCGAATGGTGGTGGCTTCCGGTGAGCATCGCGCTTACCTTTTTCTCTCTTGTTCTGGCGCGAATTGTTCCGACGTTCATCATGCCGCTCTTTTACAGGTTTACGCCCATCGAAAGCGGTTCGCTCAAAGAACGCATTATGAATTTGTGTGAGAAGGCGGGCGTGCGTATCGACGGGATCTTCTCATTCAACATGAGCAAGAACACGAAGAAGGCAAACGCGGGCTTCACCGGAATCGGGAAATCGAAACGCATCATTCTCGGTGACACGCTGATGCAGGAATTTTCGGAGGAGGAAATCGAAACGGTGTTCGCTCATGAACTGGGACATTACACGCACAAGCACATCCTCATCGGAATCGCGGTCGGCATGTGTTCAACGTTTGCCGGACTCTATGTAACATCGAAGCTGTATGCACTTTCGTTGGGATGGTTCGGATTTGCATCGGTAGCGGATGTGGCGGCCTTGCCGATATTGGGATTGTGGCTTTCGGTGTTCGGATTGGTGACATCGCCGTTGGGAAATGTTCTTTCGCGCAAGCACGAACGCGAAGCAGACAGATATGCCGTCACGACAACCAAGAACAAGCACGCATTCATCTCCGCATTGCTCAAGCTGGCGGATACGAATCTTGCCGATCCGGAGCCGCATCCGGTTATCGAGTTCCTGTTCTACAGCCACCCGTCGATTGCGCGGCGTATTGCATTGGTGGAATCGCTGAATTGAAATGAAGAAGA
Proteins encoded in this region:
- a CDS encoding M48 family metallopeptidase: MTSADPAKAKQYSRTKLVLGITSSALSFALLLVIVLSGVSVELRNWAHSLFSLDYAAIVLFLLALGIMQSFVTLPIGFYSGFIVEHRYNLSNQTFGRWVWERVKGLLVGAPLMLAVVLVLYYCLKTYGEWWWLPVSIALTFFSLVLARIVPTFIMPLFYRFTPIESGSLKERIMNLCEKAGVRIDGIFSFNMSKNTKKANAGFTGIGKSKRIILGDTLMQEFSEEEIETVFAHELGHYTHKHILIGIAVGMCSTFAGLYVTSKLYALSLGWFGFASVADVAALPILGLWLSVFGLVTSPLGNVLSRKHEREADRYAVTTTKNKHAFISALLKLADTNLADPEPHPVIEFLFYSHPSIARRIALVESLN